One window from the genome of Solea solea chromosome 2, fSolSol10.1, whole genome shotgun sequence encodes:
- the LOC131454402 gene encoding H(+)/Cl(-) exchange transporter 4 — MEAGEGVSGATPTEEMNGAGNLMDFLDEPFPDVATYEDFHTIDWLREKSRDTDRHRKITSKSKESMWELIKSLLDAWSGWVVMLLIGLLSGTLAGVIDLAVDWMTDLKEGVCLSAFWYSHEQCCWTSNETTFEDRDKCPQWQKWAELMTGHAEGAGAYLLNYFLYVMWALLFSFLAVSLVRVFAPYACGSGIPEIKTILSGFIIRGYLGKWTLLIKTVTLVLAVSSGLSLGKEGPLVHVACCCGNLFCSLFSKYSKNEGKRREVLSAAAAAGVSVAFGAPIGGVLFSLEEVSYYFPLKTLWRSFFAALVAAFTLRSINPFGNSRLVLFYVEYHTPWYMAELVPFILLGVFGGLWGTLFIRANIAWCRCRKTTQLGKYPVLEVIAVTGITAVLAFPNPYTRRSTSELISELFNDCGALESSQLCDYINNPNMSRPLDDIPDRPAGPGVYNALWQLALALVFKIVITIFTFGMKIPSGLFIPSMAVGAIAGRIVGIAVEQMSYHHHDWIIFKNWCRPGADCVTPGLYAMVGAAACLGGVTRMTVSLVVIMFELTGGLEYIVPLMAAAVTSKWVADAFGKEGIYESHIQLNGYPYLDVRDEFTHRTLATDVMRPRRNDPPLSVLTQDSTTVEDVEALIKDTDYNGFPVVVSRESERLIGFVQRRDLTLAIKTARQKQDGVVSSSVVYFTEDAPQLPASNPQPLKLRRILNLSPFTVTDHTPMETVVDIFRKLGLRQCLVTRSGRLLGIITKKDVLRHMAQMMNQDPESIMFN; from the exons ATGGAGGCCGGCGAAG GTGTCAGCGGGGCCACACCCACAGAGGAGATGAACGGAGCGGGAAACTTGATGGATTTCCTGGACGAACCTTTTCCTGACGTGGCAACGTATGAAGACTTTCACACCATCGACTGGCTCAGGGAGAAATCCAGAGACACAGACCGACACCGCAAG ATTACCAGTAAGAGTAAAGAGTCTATGTGGGAACTGATCAAGAGTCTGCTGGACGCCTGGTCAGGATGGGTGGTCATGCTGCTCATTGGACTGCTCTCAG GTACGCTGGCCGGTGTCATCGACCTGGCCGTGGACTGGATGACGGACCTGAAGGAAGGCGTTTGTCTGTCGGCGTTCTGGTACAGCCACGAGCAGTGCTGCTGGACGTCCAACGAGACCACGTTTGAAGACCGCGACAAGTGTCCGCAGTGGCAGAAGTGGGCAGAGCTGATGACCGGCCATGCTGAG GGAGCAGGAGCGTACTTGCTGAACTACTTCCTGTACGTCATGTGGGCTCTTCTGTTTTCCTTCCTCGCTGTGTCACTGGTGCGAGTCTTTGCTCCGTACGCCTGCGGTTCAGGAATCCCAGAG ATTAAGACGATCCTGAGCGGCTTCATTATCCGTGGTTACCTGGGGAAATGGACGCTACTGATTAAGACGGTCACTCTGGTTCTGGCGGTGTCGTCCGGTCTCAGCCTTGGGAAGGAGGGTCCTCTGGTCCATGTGGCCTGCTGCTGCGGGAATCTCTTCTGCAGTCTCTTCTCCAAGTACAGCAAGAACGAGGGCAAGCGAAGAGAG GTGTTATCAGCCGCAGCAGCTGCCGGTGTGTCGGTGGCGTTTGGAGCACCCATAGGAGGAGTTCTGTTCAGTCTGGAAGAG GTCAGTTATTATTTCCCTCTGAAGACTCTGTGGCGCTCCTTCTTCGCCGCTCTGGTCGCCGCCTTCACGCTGCGCTCCATCAACCCGTTTGGCAACAGCCGGCTGGTGCTGTTCTATGTGGAGTACCACACGCCGTGGTACATGGCCGAGCTGGTGCCGTTCATCCTGCTGGGTGTGTTTGGCGGCCTCTGGGGGACGCTCTTCATCCGCGCTAACATCGCCTGGTGCCGCTGCAGGAAGACCACGCAGCTGGGGAAGTACCCGGTCCTGGAGGTCATCGCGGTGACGGGGATCACGGCTGTGCTGGCCTTCCCGAACCCGTACACCCGCCGCAGCACCAGCGAGCTCATCTCGGAGCTCTTTAACGACTGCGGCGCCCTGGAGTCGTCGCAGCTCTGCGATTACATCAACAATCCCAACATGAGTCGACCGTTGGACGATATTCCAGACCGTCCTGCTGGACCCGGCGTCTACAACGCGCTGTGGCAGCTCGCCCTCGCTCTCGTCTTCAAGATCGTCATCACCATCTTCACCTTTGGCATGAAG ATCCCGTCCGGACTGTTCATTCCCAGCATGGCGGTGGGAGCGATCGCCGGGCGGATCGTGGGAATCGCCGTGGAGCAGATGTCGTATCACCATCACGACTGGATCATCTTTAAGAACTGGTGTCGTCCCGGTGCTGACTGCGTCACGCCTGGACTCTATGCCATGGTGGGAGCCGCTGCCTGCCTGG GCGGAGTCACCAGGATGACCGTGTCCCTCGTGGTCATCATGTTCGAGCTCACTGGCGGGTTAGAGTACATCGTCCCGCTCATGGCCGCCGCCGTCACCAGCAAGTGGGTGGCTGACGCCTTTGGGAAGGAGGGAATTTACGAGTCACACATTCAGCTCAACGGTTACCCGTACCTGGACGTCAGGGACGAGTTCACGCACCGCACGCTCGCCACAGACGTGATGCGTCCGCGCAGGAACGACCCGCCTCTGTCCGTCCTGACGCAGGACTCCACCACGGTGGAGGACGTGGAGGCGCTCATCAAAGACACGGACTACAACGGCTTCCCTGTGGTCGTGTCCAGAGAGTCAGAGCGGCTCATCGGCTTCGTCCAGCGCCGGGATCTCACCCTCGCCATCA aaacagcccGTCAGAAGCAGGACGGCGTGGTCAGCAGCTCCGTCGTCTACTTCACAGAGGACGCGCCGCAGCTGCCGGCCAGTAACCCGCAGCCGCTGAAGCTGCGACGCATCCTCAACCTCAGTCCCTTCACCGTCACCGACCACACGCCTATGGAGACGGTGGTGGACATTTTCCGTAAACTGGGTCTCCGTCAGTGTCTGGTCACCAGGAGCGG GCGTCTCCTGGGCATCATCACTAAGAAGGACGTCCTGCGTCACATGGCTCAGATGATGAATCAGGACCCAGAGTCGATCATGTTCAACTAG